One region of Campylobacter concisus genomic DNA includes:
- a CDS encoding biopolymer transporter ExbD has product MAVKFTDETPELNITPLVDIMLVLLAILMVTMPTITYQEDITLPDGSKAKTSTSKQKDLIVSINSQGQVRVDQSTMSLAEFPDNIALMSTKYDKTSPIYIKADKNLKYDDVMFVLKTLKGAGFNKVALETNG; this is encoded by the coding sequence ATGGCCGTTAAATTTACCGATGAGACACCAGAGCTAAATATAACTCCTCTTGTTGATATTATGCTTGTTTTACTAGCCATTTTAATGGTTACTATGCCAACCATAACATATCAAGAGGATATTACTCTTCCGGATGGTTCAAAGGCAAAAACTTCAACATCTAAGCAAAAAGACCTTATAGTATCCATAAATTCACAAGGACAAGTTAGAGTTGATCAGAGTACTATGAGCCTTGCTGAGTTTCCCGATAATATCGCATTAATGAGTACAAAATACGATAAAACCTCGCCTATCTATATAAAAGCTGATAAAAATTTAAAATACGATGATGTTATGTTTGTATTAAAGACTTTGAAAGGTGCTGGTTTTAATAAAGTAGCTTTAGAGACAAACGGTTAA
- the atpC gene encoding ATP synthase F1 subunit epsilon → MDKLHLEIVTPQGQIFNDDVSSVVLPGSEGEFGVLPNHASLISLLKAGIIDIEHKNKKHDVVAINWGYAKIDEGKVVILADGAVYVSGDSESELANSLEAARNLIESMSSDTNVFAATISKMENVVRTR, encoded by the coding sequence ATGGATAAATTACATTTAGAGATCGTAACTCCTCAAGGTCAGATATTTAATGATGACGTGAGCAGTGTAGTGCTTCCAGGTAGCGAGGGTGAGTTTGGTGTTTTACCAAACCATGCCTCATTAATATCTCTTTTAAAAGCAGGTATTATAGATATAGAACATAAAAATAAAAAACATGATGTTGTTGCGATTAACTGGGGCTATGCAAAGATTGACGAAGGTAAGGTAGTAATACTTGCTGACGGTGCGGTTTACGTCTCTGGTGATAGTGAAAGCGAGCTTGCAAATTCATTGGAAGCTGCTAGAAATTTGATAGAGAGTATGAGTAGTGACACAAATGTTTTTGCAGCAACTATATCTAAAATGGAAAATGTAGTGAGAACTAGATAA
- a CDS encoding TonB C-terminal domain-containing protein — protein sequence MSNKVKFPTLSSFLVASCIYVTIILILFIKLTFFVEPPKKYTDDKDAIMDVVMVDREVDQTIKAPKQADEVVKETKPEPKKESEEDKQETTNKPVVPDEPLPTPSLPTPPKEEPKPEPKPEIPKPSEESKEDVKPEPKPEPKPTPKPVEKPKPKEPNIKDLFSDIDPTKLKKDDGIKKVENKVQSRKKSEASSSKAAKEASDIIKSLKIDQNPTAPKSQSTGTYDPLMGAITKQIQRRWQSYKADSANLAKVKVMIDQSGNFSYEILELSYNEEFNAKVKECLEKLTTEKFPFNPDKSTTFNLNLEDKIN from the coding sequence ATGTCAAATAAAGTTAAATTTCCAACGCTTAGTTCGTTTCTTGTAGCGTCTTGTATTTACGTTACTATTATACTTATTTTATTTATAAAGCTTACATTTTTTGTAGAACCTCCTAAAAAATATACCGATGATAAAGATGCTATTATGGATGTGGTTATGGTTGATAGAGAAGTTGATCAAACCATTAAAGCTCCAAAACAAGCAGATGAAGTAGTTAAAGAGACAAAGCCTGAACCTAAAAAGGAATCTGAAGAAGATAAGCAAGAGACTACAAATAAGCCTGTTGTACCAGATGAACCATTGCCTACGCCAAGCTTACCAACTCCTCCAAAAGAGGAACCAAAACCAGAACCAAAGCCTGAAATCCCAAAACCAAGTGAAGAGTCTAAAGAAGATGTTAAACCAGAGCCAAAACCTGAGCCTAAGCCTACACCAAAGCCAGTTGAAAAGCCAAAACCCAAAGAGCCAAATATAAAAGATCTCTTTAGTGACATAGACCCTACAAAACTTAAAAAAGATGATGGTATAAAAAAGGTTGAAAATAAAGTGCAAAGCCGTAAAAAGAGCGAGGCTTCTAGCTCAAAGGCTGCAAAAGAGGCTAGTGATATTATAAAAAGCCTAAAGATAGATCAAAATCCAACCGCTCCAAAATCACAATCTACCGGTACTTACGATCCACTAATGGGTGCGATAACAAAACAAATTCAAAGAAGATGGCAAAGCTATAAGGCTGATTCTGCAAATTTGGCTAAAGTTAAAGTTATGATAGATCAAAGTGGAAATTTTAGCTATGAAATTTTAGAGCTATCATACAATGAAGAATTTAATGCAAAAGTAAAAGAGTGTCTTGAAAAGCTTACGACGGAGAAATTTCCTTTCAATCCAGACAAGAGCACTACTTTTAATTTAAATTTAGAAGATAAAATAAACTAA
- the atpA gene encoding F0F1 ATP synthase subunit alpha, which produces MSAKIKADEISTIIKERIENFDLSVDVEETGKVISVADGVANVYGLKNVMAGEMVEFESGEKGMALNLEESSVGIVILGKTSGITEGSSVKRLKKLLRVPVGDALIGRVVNSLGEPIDAKGPIEATESRFVEEKAKGIMARKSVHEPLQTGIKAIDALVPIGRGQRELIIGDRQTGKTTVAIDTIINQKGQDVICIYVAIGQKQSTVAQVVKKLEEYGAMDYTIVVNAGASDAAALQYLAPYAGVTMGEYFRDNSRHALIIYDDLSKHAVAYREMSLILRRPPGREAYPGDVFYLHSRLLERASKLNDALGAGSLTALPIIETQAGDVSAYIPTNVISITDGQIFLESDLFNSGIRPAINVGLSVSRVGGAAQIKAIKQVSGTLRLDLAQYRELQAFAQFASDLDESSRKQLERGQKMVEVLKQPPYSPLPVENQVIIIFAGAKGYLDDVATANVTKFEAELYPYIEAKYPEIFEQIRTKKVLDKEVEEILHKALKDFKATFAAN; this is translated from the coding sequence GTGAGTGCAAAAATTAAAGCTGACGAAATTAGCACGATAATCAAAGAGCGTATTGAAAATTTTGATTTAAGTGTTGATGTGGAAGAGACCGGTAAAGTCATCTCAGTCGCTGATGGCGTTGCTAACGTTTATGGTTTGAAAAACGTTATGGCTGGTGAGATGGTTGAATTTGAAAGCGGCGAAAAGGGTATGGCTCTTAACCTTGAAGAGAGCAGTGTTGGTATAGTTATCCTTGGAAAAACTAGTGGTATCACAGAAGGAAGCTCTGTAAAAAGACTAAAAAAACTTCTACGTGTGCCAGTTGGCGACGCATTGATCGGCCGTGTTGTAAATTCACTAGGTGAGCCAATCGACGCAAAAGGCCCAATTGAAGCTACCGAATCTCGCTTCGTCGAAGAAAAAGCAAAAGGTATTATGGCTAGAAAGAGCGTTCATGAGCCACTTCAAACAGGTATCAAAGCGATTGACGCACTTGTGCCAATTGGTAGAGGTCAAAGAGAGCTAATCATTGGCGACCGCCAAACTGGTAAAACAACAGTTGCTATCGATACTATCATAAACCAAAAAGGTCAAGATGTTATTTGTATCTATGTAGCTATCGGCCAAAAACAATCAACCGTTGCTCAAGTCGTTAAAAAACTTGAAGAATACGGCGCTATGGACTATACGATAGTTGTAAATGCTGGTGCTAGTGACGCAGCCGCGCTTCAATACCTTGCTCCATATGCTGGCGTAACAATGGGTGAATATTTTAGAGATAACTCTCGCCACGCATTAATCATCTATGATGACTTGTCAAAACACGCGGTTGCTTATCGCGAGATGTCTTTGATCTTAAGAAGACCACCAGGCCGTGAAGCTTATCCAGGTGATGTTTTCTATCTTCACTCAAGACTTCTAGAAAGAGCAAGTAAGCTAAATGATGCACTAGGTGCGGGATCTTTAACGGCTCTACCTATTATCGAGACTCAAGCGGGCGACGTTTCAGCTTATATCCCAACAAATGTTATTTCTATTACAGATGGTCAAATTTTCCTTGAGAGTGACCTATTTAACTCAGGTATCCGTCCAGCGATCAACGTTGGTCTTTCTGTATCTCGTGTTGGTGGTGCGGCTCAAATAAAAGCTATTAAACAAGTTTCTGGTACACTAAGACTAGACCTTGCTCAATACCGCGAACTACAAGCGTTTGCTCAATTTGCAAGCGACCTTGACGAGAGTTCGAGAAAACAACTAGAGCGTGGTCAAAAGATGGTTGAAGTACTAAAACAACCTCCATATTCTCCACTTCCAGTTGAGAATCAAGTAATTATCATATTTGCTGGTGCTAAGGGTTATTTAGATGATGTTGCAACTGCAAATGTAACAAAATTTGAGGCTGAGCTATATCCATATATTGAGGCAAAATACCCTGAAATTTTTGAGCAAATCAGAACTAAAAAGGTTCTTGATAAAGAAGTAGAAGAAATTTTACATAAAGCGTTGAAAGATTTTAAAGCGACTTTTGCTGCTAACTAG
- a CDS encoding FKBP-type peptidyl-prolyl cis-trans isomerase → MIVSKDQVITMFYELKDANTGEILESNMQEGGQISFITGHGHIIEKLEEEVSKLKSGERATISVKAAEGCGEYNNEAIQSLPKEQFAGIDLHEGMELFGQNEDGSSVRVIVKEIKDDEVTVDFNHPYAGKDLLFNVEVLEVRDATEDEKATGMVAGAHTCGCGGHDHEHEHECCGGHGHGHEDGGCGCGGHGHHHH, encoded by the coding sequence ATTATTGTGAGTAAAGATCAAGTTATAACTATGTTTTACGAACTAAAAGATGCTAACACTGGTGAAATTTTAGAGTCAAACATGCAAGAAGGTGGCCAAATTTCATTTATAACAGGGCATGGCCATATTATAGAAAAGCTTGAAGAAGAAGTAAGCAAATTAAAATCAGGCGAAAGAGCAACTATAAGTGTAAAGGCAGCAGAGGGTTGTGGTGAATATAATAATGAAGCCATTCAGTCGTTACCAAAAGAGCAATTTGCTGGTATAGATTTACATGAAGGAATGGAGCTTTTTGGTCAAAATGAGGATGGCTCAAGCGTTCGTGTTATTGTTAAAGAGATCAAAGATGACGAAGTAACAGTTGATTTTAATCACCCATATGCTGGTAAAGATTTGTTATTTAATGTTGAAGTTTTAGAAGTTAGAGATGCGACAGAAGATGAAAAAGCAACAGGCATGGTAGCTGGGGCTCATACTTGCGGTTGTGGTGGTCACGATCATGAGCATGAACATGAGTGCTGCGGAGGTCATGGACACGGTCATGAGGATGGCGGTTGCGGTTGCGGTGGACATGGACATCACCATCACTAA
- a CDS encoding tetratricopeptide repeat protein, which translates to MNKKIIVVALIGATISITSGQEISAFDAGNMDSANPYGLTDNEKVTLNNKRSVQNIEENMNNVLEQLQGLQSLIESMSARMNKLEQRINDIETKVNGGISDSGVSLTSLKAYVDETRDIQDKNYKNITAALNKLGAIMDKNAAQPKQNANPKQQSKPTSNFSGKSDKDILADGIKLLNSGNSTEAAEYFEYLNKKGYKTGATNYYLGEVAYSQKSYSTAIQYYKKSIQDEDKADYTPKLLYHTAISFDKIGDTQSANRFYKALKVGYPDSKEAKASPNRN; encoded by the coding sequence ATGAACAAAAAAATAATTGTAGTGGCTCTGATTGGAGCCACTATCTCCATTACCTCTGGCCAAGAGATTTCAGCTTTTGATGCAGGCAATATGGATAGTGCGAATCCATATGGTCTAACTGATAATGAAAAAGTTACCTTAAATAATAAGCGAAGCGTTCAAAATATTGAAGAGAATATGAATAATGTTTTAGAACAACTTCAAGGTTTGCAAAGCTTGATTGAGAGCATGAGTGCTAGAATGAATAAGCTTGAGCAAAGAATAAATGATATAGAGACGAAGGTAAATGGTGGCATAAGTGATTCTGGTGTAAGTTTGACATCATTGAAGGCTTATGTTGATGAAACTAGAGATATACAAGACAAAAACTACAAAAATATTACTGCTGCCTTAAATAAATTAGGTGCAATAATGGATAAAAATGCTGCTCAACCAAAGCAAAATGCAAATCCAAAACAACAAAGTAAGCCAACTTCAAATTTTAGTGGAAAAAGCGATAAAGATATTTTGGCTGATGGCATTAAACTTCTAAATTCTGGCAATAGCACAGAAGCAGCTGAATATTTTGAATATTTAAATAAAAAAGGCTATAAAACTGGTGCAACAAATTATTATTTAGGTGAAGTTGCTTACAGTCAAAAATCATACAGCACAGCTATACAATACTACAAAAAAAGCATACAGGACGAAGATAAGGCTGACTATACACCAAAACTTCTATATCACACAGCTATAAGCTTTGATAAGATAGGTGATACGCAAAGTGCAAATAGATTTTATAAGGCTTTAAAAGTCGGTTATCCAGATAGCAAAGAAGCCAAAGCCTCTCCCAATAGAAACTAA
- the tolB gene encoding Tol-Pal system protein TolB, with protein sequence MKKIFLFLCVALGLYAADATISVVNQGIALPKIALQDATTAVSDMAFKDKFFKIMLGDLKVSSDFEVIEDHVPSTYEGDATTNTMSDKGVELIFRYALEGSMGSPLTLRVKLINAKTATTRYEKVYTMPDGAKYPFLAHKSIVELTNELNLPPVGWMEKFIILSKYTSARQSSIIVADYTLTYQKTIVSGGLNIFPKWAGADQSKFYYTSYVSNKPTLFRYDLNSGTKTKIIDSIGMLIASDVSKDGSKILLTMAPKDQPDIFIYNTNSKNLTQITNYPGIDVNGNFVDNDSKIVFVSDRLGYPNVFATPAISGGSVEQMVFHGKNNNSVSTFENYVVYSSREASGSFNIYLISTQTDFIRQLTANGKNNYPRFSSDGQSVVFIKELGGQSSLGVVRLNENRSFQFPLKVGKIQSIDW encoded by the coding sequence ATGAAGAAAATTTTTCTTTTTTTATGCGTTGCTTTAGGGCTTTATGCTGCTGATGCGACGATATCTGTTGTAAATCAAGGTATTGCCTTGCCAAAGATAGCTTTGCAAGATGCAACAACTGCTGTTAGCGATATGGCTTTTAAAGATAAATTCTTTAAAATCATGCTAGGAGATCTAAAGGTTAGTTCCGATTTTGAAGTAATCGAAGATCATGTGCCTTCTACCTATGAAGGAGATGCAACCACTAATACAATGAGTGATAAAGGCGTCGAGCTTATCTTTAGATATGCTCTTGAAGGCTCTATGGGCTCGCCTCTTACTTTAAGAGTAAAACTGATAAACGCTAAGACAGCAACTACAAGATATGAGAAGGTTTATACAATGCCAGACGGTGCAAAGTATCCGTTTTTAGCGCATAAAAGTATAGTTGAGCTTACTAATGAACTAAATTTACCACCAGTTGGCTGGATGGAAAAATTTATTATTCTTTCAAAATATACTTCAGCTCGCCAAAGTTCTATCATAGTTGCTGATTATACACTTACATATCAAAAGACCATAGTAAGTGGTGGACTAAATATTTTCCCTAAATGGGCTGGAGCTGATCAAAGTAAATTTTACTATACATCTTATGTAAGCAATAAGCCAACTTTATTTAGATATGATCTAAATTCTGGTACAAAAACAAAGATAATTGATAGTATTGGCATGCTTATAGCCTCAGATGTTAGTAAGGACGGAAGTAAAATTTTATTAACTATGGCGCCAAAAGATCAACCAGATATCTTTATCTATAATACAAATAGTAAAAATTTGACGCAGATTACTAATTATCCAGGTATAGATGTAAATGGAAATTTTGTAGATAATGATAGTAAGATAGTTTTTGTATCAGATAGGCTTGGTTATCCTAATGTTTTTGCAACTCCTGCGATTTCTGGCGGAAGTGTTGAACAAATGGTATTTCATGGTAAAAATAACAACTCTGTAAGTACATTTGAAAATTATGTTGTTTATTCAAGCAGGGAAGCAAGCGGTAGTTTTAATATATATCTAATTTCAACTCAAACGGATTTTATACGCCAGCTTACAGCAAATGGCAAAAATAATTATCCAAGATTCTCAAGCGATGGGCAAAGTGTCGTCTTTATAAAAGAGCTTGGCGGTCAAAGTTCACTAGGGGTTGTTAGGTTAAATGAAAACAGAAGTTTTCAGTTTCCTTTAAAAGTAGGAAAAATTCAATCTATAGATTGGTAA
- the fabD gene encoding ACP S-malonyltransferase, with translation MKKFAFVFAGQGSQSIGMGKDFYENFSTAKLLLNDACNDTGIDYKELLFTQNDKLDKTEFTQPAIVLNSLMTYLAFSNFIKEKPEFSLGHSLGEFTALAVSGAFNFIDAIRLVNLRGKFMQEACVGKDAGMMVVLGLSDEVVEEICKKAREEGLQIYAANYNCDGQIVVAGVRADLASYEAKFKEAGAKRAMLLNMSVASHCPILEPASVRLASELESTLATNFSPVVSNVNAEIYTDKSEALVLLKEQLIKPVCYKQSIKNYENNVDCFIELGAATLKGINKKITEKPTYSITDMASLEEVVKILEER, from the coding sequence ATGAAAAAATTTGCTTTTGTTTTTGCGGGCCAAGGCTCGCAAAGTATTGGTATGGGAAAAGACTTTTACGAAAATTTTTCTACTGCTAAATTACTTTTAAATGATGCTTGTAATGATACTGGCATTGATTACAAAGAGCTTTTATTTACACAAAACGATAAGTTAGATAAAACAGAATTTACTCAGCCAGCTATCGTCTTAAACTCGCTAATGACTTATTTGGCTTTTTCAAATTTTATTAAAGAAAAACCAGAATTTAGTCTTGGGCACTCACTTGGAGAATTCACCGCTCTTGCAGTTAGTGGAGCATTTAATTTTATTGATGCGATTAGGCTTGTGAATTTACGTGGTAAATTTATGCAAGAAGCCTGCGTTGGCAAAGATGCTGGCATGATGGTAGTTCTTGGACTTAGTGATGAAGTGGTTGAAGAAATTTGTAAAAAAGCAAGAGAAGAAGGTTTACAAATTTATGCTGCAAACTACAACTGCGATGGACAAATCGTTGTCGCTGGCGTAAGAGCTGATCTTGCTAGCTATGAAGCAAAATTTAAAGAAGCTGGCGCAAAAAGAGCAATGCTTTTAAATATGTCAGTAGCAAGCCATTGTCCGATACTTGAGCCAGCTAGTGTTAGACTAGCAAGCGAGCTTGAGAGTACTTTGGCTACCAATTTTTCTCCAGTTGTCTCAAATGTAAATGCTGAAATTTATACTGATAAAAGCGAAGCACTAGTCCTACTAAAAGAGCAGCTAATAAAACCAGTTTGCTATAAACAGAGCATTAAAAACTATGAAAATAATGTTGATTGTTTTATCGAGCTTGGTGCTGCGACGTTAAAGGGCATCAATAAAAAAATTACTGAAAAGCCAACTTATAGTATTACTGATATGGCAAGTCTTGAAGAAGTTGTGAAAATTTTGGAGGAGAGATGA
- a CDS encoding MotA/TolQ/ExbB proton channel family protein, producing the protein MGGIDLFLNYIQRSSFITIIVLTWLSIYFIVSFTILFSRMAGIGAWQKREQNALEALLMGAKNIPNDSSLRKCANGRISREKLNVCISIAEKNATSGLTWLSVIASTSPFIGLFGTVVSILETFSQLGNGGGSSLGIIAPAISEALVATGCGIFVAIPAYTFNLLIKRKAYELMSVIERQADVMIALKKDDEIL; encoded by the coding sequence GTGGGCGGTATAGATTTATTTTTAAATTACATTCAAAGAAGTAGTTTTATTACAATTATTGTTTTAACTTGGCTGTCAATATATTTTATAGTTAGTTTCACAATTCTTTTTTCAAGAATGGCTGGTATTGGAGCTTGGCAAAAACGTGAGCAAAATGCACTTGAAGCACTGCTTATGGGTGCTAAAAATATTCCAAATGATTCGTCTTTGAGAAAATGTGCAAATGGAAGAATCTCAAGAGAAAAGCTAAATGTATGTATAAGCATAGCCGAGAAAAATGCTACAAGTGGACTAACGTGGCTAAGTGTAATAGCATCTACTTCGCCTTTTATCGGTCTTTTTGGAACCGTTGTTTCTATTTTAGAGACATTTTCACAGCTTGGAAATGGTGGAGGTTCATCACTTGGTATTATTGCTCCAGCTATTTCAGAGGCACTTGTTGCAACTGGTTGCGGAATTTTTGTTGCCATCCCAGCATATACATTTAATTTACTCATAAAAAGAAAAGCTTATGAATTAATGAGTGTTATTGAGCGTCAGGCTGATGTTATGATAGCACTTAAAAAAGATGATGAGATACTATAA
- the atpG gene encoding ATP synthase F1 subunit gamma produces MSNLKDIKRKIKSVQNTQKTTRAMKLVSTAKLRKAEEAARYSRVYALKINEVLSEIAYKINQYASVMTESKFFNTTKSVEKVDIIFVTADKGLCGGFNVQTIKTVRRMIDELKAKKVKVRLRAVGKKGIEFFNFQGVELLETYVGASSSPTYEKAQNIIKDAIDDFTNGITDKVVLIHNGYKNMISQEIRVNDIVPIEPSKIVAVETNSLMEFEPEDNYTKIMDELLNKYFEYSMYYALVDSLAAEHSARMQAMDNATNNAKQRVKQLNLAYNKARQESITTELIEIISGVESMK; encoded by the coding sequence ATGTCAAATTTAAAAGATATAAAACGAAAGATTAAGAGCGTCCAGAATACTCAAAAGACGACACGTGCGATGAAGCTTGTTTCTACAGCAAAGCTTCGCAAAGCTGAAGAGGCTGCTCGCTACTCTAGAGTTTACGCTCTTAAGATCAATGAGGTTTTATCAGAGATAGCTTATAAGATCAATCAATATGCTTCAGTTATGACTGAGAGTAAATTTTTTAACACAACAAAGAGTGTAGAAAAGGTTGATATTATATTTGTTACCGCTGATAAAGGGCTTTGCGGTGGCTTTAATGTCCAAACTATAAAGACAGTTAGGCGCATGATTGATGAGCTAAAAGCAAAAAAGGTCAAAGTCAGACTAAGAGCTGTTGGTAAAAAAGGTATAGAATTTTTCAATTTCCAAGGCGTTGAACTACTTGAGACTTATGTCGGAGCTAGCTCTTCTCCTACATATGAAAAAGCTCAAAATATCATAAAAGACGCCATTGATGACTTTACAAATGGCATAACTGATAAAGTCGTGCTAATACACAATGGCTATAAAAATATGATTTCTCAAGAGATTAGGGTAAATGATATTGTGCCTATTGAGCCGTCTAAGATAGTTGCTGTTGAGACAAATTCTTTGATGGAATTTGAGCCAGAAGACAATTATACTAAGATCATGGATGAATTGCTCAATAAATATTTTGAGTATAGTATGTATTATGCTTTAGTTGACTCTTTGGCGGCTGAGCACAGTGCTAGAATGCAAGCTATGGATAATGCAACAAACAATGCTAAACAACGCGTTAAACAGTTAAATCTTGCTTACAATAAAGCAAGACAAGAGTCTATTACCACTGAGCTTATTGAGATCATCAGTGGTGTTGAATCAATGAAATAA
- the atpD gene encoding F0F1 ATP synthase subunit beta, protein MKGVISQVMGPVVDVDFNDYLPKINEAIEVFFEVEGKKHKLILEVAAHLGDNRVRTIAMDMSEGLTRGLEAKALGAPISVPVGEKVLGRIFNVVGDLIDEGEGINFDKHWSIHRDPPPFEEQSTKSEIFETGIKVVDLLAPYAKGGKVGLFGGAGVGKTVIIMELIHNVAFKHSGYSVFAGVGERTREGNDLYHEMKESNVLDKVALCYGQMNEPPGARNRIALTGLTMAEYFRDEMGLDVLMFIDNIFRFSQSGAEMSALLGRIPSAVGYQPTLASEMGKFQERITSTKKGSITSVQAVYVPADDLTDPAPATVFAHLDATTVLNRSIAEKGIYPAVDPLDSTSRMLDPQILGADHYKVARGVQAVLQKYKDLQDIIAILGMDELSEEDKLTVDRARKIERFLSQPFFVAEVFTGSPGKYVSLDENIAGFKGILEGKYDHLPEAAFYMVGNIDEALAKAEKLKA, encoded by the coding sequence ATGAAGGGTGTTATTAGTCAAGTTATGGGCCCTGTGGTCGATGTTGACTTTAATGACTACTTGCCAAAGATCAATGAAGCTATCGAAGTTTTCTTTGAGGTTGAGGGCAAGAAACATAAACTAATATTAGAAGTTGCTGCTCACCTAGGCGATAATAGAGTCAGAACGATCGCTATGGATATGAGTGAGGGCTTGACTCGTGGCTTAGAGGCTAAAGCACTTGGTGCACCTATTAGTGTGCCAGTTGGTGAAAAAGTTCTAGGTAGAATTTTTAACGTAGTTGGTGATTTGATCGACGAGGGCGAGGGTATAAATTTTGATAAGCATTGGTCTATCCACCGCGATCCTCCTCCATTTGAAGAGCAAAGTACGAAAAGTGAAATTTTTGAAACTGGTATCAAAGTAGTTGACCTTCTAGCTCCTTACGCAAAGGGTGGTAAAGTAGGCCTATTTGGTGGTGCTGGTGTTGGTAAAACGGTTATTATTATGGAGCTTATCCACAACGTTGCGTTTAAACACAGCGGTTATTCTGTATTTGCTGGTGTTGGAGAGAGAACTCGTGAAGGAAACGACCTTTATCATGAAATGAAAGAAAGTAATGTTTTGGATAAAGTTGCCTTGTGCTATGGTCAAATGAATGAGCCACCAGGAGCAAGAAACCGTATCGCACTAACTGGTCTTACAATGGCTGAGTACTTCCGTGATGAGATGGGACTTGACGTTTTGATGTTTATCGATAACATATTCCGTTTCTCTCAATCAGGTGCAGAGATGTCAGCTCTACTTGGACGTATCCCATCAGCTGTTGGTTATCAACCAACTCTTGCAAGTGAGATGGGTAAATTCCAAGAGAGAATCACATCAACTAAAAAAGGTTCGATTACATCTGTTCAAGCTGTTTACGTTCCAGCTGACGACCTTACGGATCCAGCTCCTGCTACTGTTTTTGCTCACCTTGATGCTACGACAGTTCTTAACAGATCGATCGCAGAGAAAGGTATCTATCCAGCTGTTGATCCGCTTGATTCTACTTCAAGAATGCTCGATCCTCAAATTTTAGGAGCAGATCACTATAAGGTAGCTCGTGGCGTTCAAGCTGTGCTTCAAAAATATAAAGATCTTCAAGATATCATCGCTATCCTTGGTATGGACGAGCTTAGCGAAGAAGATAAGCTAACAGTTGATAGAGCAAGAAAGATAGAGAGATTTTTATCTCAGCCTTTCTTCGTTGCTGAAGTATTTACAGGTAGCCCTGGCAAATATGTAAGTCTTGACGAAAATATAGCTGGCTTTAAGGGAATTTTAGAGGGTAAATATGATCATTTACCAGAAGCAGCATTTTATATGGTTGGAAATATAGATGAGGCTTTAGCTAAAGCTGAGAAACTTAAGGCTTAA
- a CDS encoding OmpA family protein, translated as MKKVVLASVAVATLLFSGCSSKNPEVDMNSNSNQSADNSGSMSDADRLAALIANIESQVKSVYFDFDKFNIKADQQGVVSSNASVFNQADAQALSIKVEGNCDEWGTDEYNYALGLKRAKSAKDALVRNGVSADRIAVVSFGESNPVCTDKTKACDAQNRRADFKVLP; from the coding sequence ATGAAAAAAGTAGTTCTAGCAAGTGTTGCAGTTGCAACTTTATTGTTTAGCGGTTGTAGCTCAAAAAACCCTGAAGTTGATATGAATTCAAATTCAAATCAATCTGCAGACAATTCAGGTAGCATGAGCGATGCTGATAGATTAGCAGCTCTTATTGCTAATATCGAGAGTCAAGTTAAAAGTGTATACTTCGACTTTGATAAATTTAACATAAAAGCTGATCAGCAAGGTGTTGTTAGCTCAAATGCATCAGTATTCAACCAAGCTGACGCTCAAGCTCTTTCTATAAAAGTAGAAGGTAACTGCGATGAGTGGGGTACAGATGAGTATAACTATGCTCTTGGTTTAAAACGTGCTAAAAGTGCTAAAGATGCTCTTGTAAGAAATGGCGTTAGTGCTGATAGAATCGCTGTAGTTAGTTTTGGAGAAAGCAATCCAGTTTGTACAGACAAAACAAAAGCTTGCGATGCTCAAAATAGACGTGCAGATTTCAAAGTACTTCCATAA